One Portunus trituberculatus isolate SZX2019 chromosome 7, ASM1759143v1, whole genome shotgun sequence genomic window carries:
- the LOC123520526 gene encoding protein ZBED8-like, which yields MNLSQHQYHFNGTVMASNKKRNYDDNYLDFGFTSITDKGVVKPQCVICHKILTAESLRPSKLRLHLETKHPQHVGKDRSFFSRQELNMKRQRLDASGSFHQQNAAVVEASFLVALEIAKKKKPHTIGEELILPCAKTMVKLVLGEKSAEKLNAISLSNNTVQRRISQISDDIREQVIQEIKRAGLFSIQLDESTDVQSCSQLLAFVRYVHDEDLKEEFLFCEPLEQSTKGEDVMQKLTEFFESEGLDWGNLCGICTDGAPAMLGSQSGFVTRVIQKHQMLSLFTA from the exons ATGAACTTAAGCCAACATCAATACCACTTTAATG GTACAGTGATGGCTTCTAATAAGAAACGCAACTATGATGACAACTACCTGGATTTTGGATTTACAAGCATCACTGATAAAGGTGTAGTGAAGCCTCAGTGTGTGATTTGTCACAAAATACTCACAGCTGAATCACTAAGGCCCAGTAAGCTTAGATTACATCTGGAAACCAAGCATCCTCAACATGTTGGCAAAGATCGTTCCTTCTTTAGTCGACAAGAATTGAACATGAAGAGACAGCGACTTGATGCCAGTGGTTCCTTTCATCAACAAAATGCTGCCGTAGTGGAGGCATCATTTCTTGTAGCCCttgaaatagcaaagaaaaagaagcctcACACAATTGGGGAGGAATTAATTTTGCCATGTGCCAAAACAATGGTAAAGCTTGTTTTGGGTGAgaaaagtgctgaaaagctgaATGCTATTTCACTCTCAAATAATACAGTGCAACGCCGAATCTCCCAAATATCTGATGACATCAGAGAGCAGGTGATACAGGAAATCAAAAGAGCTGGATTATTCAGTATTCAACTCGATGAGTCCACTGACGTCCAGTCCTGCTCACAACTCCTGGCTTTTGTAAGGTATGTTCATGATGAGGATCTGAAGGAGGAATTCTTGTTTTGTGAGCCTCTTGAACAATCTACAAAAGGTGAAGATGTAATGCAGAAACTTACAGAATTCTTTGAATCTGAAGGTCTTGACTGGGGCAATCTTTGTGGGATATGCACAGACGGGGCTCCAGCCATGTTGGGTTCTCAGTCAGGTTTTGTTACAAGAGTTATACAAAAGCACCAAATGCTATCCCTCTTCACTGCATGA